TCACCGGCCAGAGGCCCAGATCCTTCCTGGACTGTCTGTAGTCCATTATCGTGCCCGTGGGGCACTCCTTCACGCACATCCCGCAGGAGGTGCACTTCTCATAGTCGAAGACGGCAAGGTTGTTCTCGATGCGCACAGCGTCGAACTCGCAGACCGCCTCGCACCTGCGGCAGGCGATGCAGCCCACCCGGCAGACCTTTCGCACCGCCTTGCCCGCGTCCGTGCTCACGCAGCGGACGTGCACCAGCTTCGACAGCGTGACGAGCTCGAAGAGCCCCTTGGGGCACGCCGCTACGCACTTTCCGCAGCTCACGCACCTTCCCTCGTCCACCTCGGGAAAGCCGTTCACCATGTGAAGGGCGTCGAACGGGCACGCCCTCGCGCAGTCGCCGAAGCCGATGCAGCCGAAGCGGCACTCCTTGGGCCCGCCGTGCACGAGGCTGGCCGCCTGGCAGGTCAAAATCCCCTCGTAGATGAAGCGGTCGGCCACCTCCCTGCCCTGGCAGCGGAGAATCGCCACCTTCTTCTCCACCACCTTCGCCTCCACGCCCATGATGTCCGCGACGAGGTGTGCCACGCGCTCGCCGCCCGGTATGCAGGCGGTGACCTCCGCGGAGCCGTGGACTATGGCCTTAGCAAGGCCGTGGCAGCCCGCCAGCCCGCAGGCCCCGCAGTTCGATCCCGGAAGGGCCCTCTCCACGCGCTCGATGCGCGTGTCCACCGACACTCGGAACACGCGCGAGGCGATATAGAGCCCCACTCCGAAGAGGAGGCCGAGGAATCCGAGTATTATCACAGGTGCGATCATATTTCGTGACTAGTGACTAGTGACTAGTGACTAGCGGGAACACGCCAGTCACCAGTTACCGGTCACGGTTTTCATTGTCCCATGCCGGCAAAGCCCATGAAGGCCAGCGCCATGAGCCCGGCGCATATGAACGCCATCGGGGCGCCCCGCAGCGCGGGCGGCACCTCCATCTGATCGAGCCTCTCCCTTATCCCGCTCATGAGGAATATGACGATCAGAAAACCCACGCCCCCGCCGAACCCCTGCAGCACCGTCTTCGCGAAGCTCTCGGCCAGGCCGTGCACCGCGCCGAAGTCCTTTATGTTGAGCAGCGCCACCCCCAGCACCGCGCAGTTGGTGGTGATGAGGGGGAGGTATATGCCGAGCGACTCGTACAGCGGAGGTATCACCTTCATGAGGAACATCTCCACGAGCTGCACGAGCACCGCGATCACGAG
This is a stretch of genomic DNA from Pseudomonadota bacterium. It encodes these proteins:
- a CDS encoding RnfABCDGE type electron transport complex subunit B, whose protein sequence is MIAPVIILGFLGLLFGVGLYIASRVFRVSVDTRIERVERALPGSNCGACGLAGCHGLAKAIVHGSAEVTACIPGGERVAHLVADIMGVEAKVVEKKVAILRCQGREVADRFIYEGILTCQAASLVHGGPKECRFGCIGFGDCARACPFDALHMVNGFPEVDEGRCVSCGKCVAACPKGLFELVTLSKLVHVRCVSTDAGKAVRKVCRVGCIACRRCEAVCEFDAVRIENNLAVFDYEKCTSCGMCVKECPTGTIMDYRQSRKDLGLWPVKAVTGD
- a CDS encoding electron transport complex subunit RsxA, whose translation is MRSYILLFISIALVNNFILAKFLGLCPFIGVSKRRKQAVGMGLAVIFVMTMASAASWAVYRFLLAPTGHNIFYVLLGDGRPVSDFDFTFLNTIVFILVIAVLVQLVEMFLMKVIPPLYESLGIYLPLITTNCAVLGVALLNIKDFGAVHGLAESFAKTVLQGFGGGVGFLIVIFLMSGIRERLDQMEVPPALRGAPMAFICAGLMALAFMGFAGMGQ